The Acidobacteriota bacterium genomic interval TGTTGGCTTCTTGGCCGCGCACCATGGGGAAGTAAAGTTCCTCTCCCTCGGCCATCGAGCCTCCGATGCCGTCCAACTTGCGCAAGCCGTTATCGCCCATCATGAAGAAGGAGCGTATGCGGCCCTGCGTCCCGCGAGCCACCAAAGTGGCTTCCTCGTCCACTCCGCCCTGGGGCGGGAAGAGCTGATTGGTCAGGAAGGCGGCTTGACTGCGGTCCGAGTCCGACTCCAGGGAAGCCGAAGACTGAATGACTCCGTCGCGTCCCACGGCTTCGATTTCGATGAAGTTGGGTCCCCCTGCCAAATTGACCAGGGCCATGCTCACGAACGTGTCGGGAAGACCCAGGGAGAAGGGTACCAGGGTGAATTCCAAAGCCTCCACCAGGATCTCCACCCTGTCGGAGTTGTTCTCCATGTTGGGATCTTCCTCGCTGCCGCCGACTTCCACCGTATAGACCAGGACGCCCTCGGTGCTGGCCATGCCTTCAACTGTGATCGTCACTTGCTCGTCGGCCTCGAGGGCGCCTAGAGTGCAGGAGATCTCTTCTTCGGAAACCGTGCAAGTCCCTTGTTCGGTCGAGGCCGAAGGCGAAGTAAGGCCCGCGGGGACAGGGCCTGAAACCGTCACCTCCTCCACCTTGCCGGGACCGGCATTGGAGACCGTGATGGAGTAGGTCAGCAGGCCGTTCTGGTTTAATCGGTCGGAGGAGGCCTCCAAGGCTACTGCAAGGTCGGCCTCCTCGGCCTTCACGTTCCATTCCAGTCCGGCGACGTTGTCGTCGGGTTGGGAGTCCTCCTCATCAGCGGTCACGGTAGCCGAATTGACGAACGATCCCGGCTGCCGAGCCCGGACACGCACTTCGATGCGGGGCTCGTCTCCGCCCTGCAAGCGGCCCAGCCGGCACAAGATCTCTCGGGTATTGATAAGCAGGCTGCAGGAGCCGCGGTCGGGATTGGCCCTGACGAAAAGCAGTTGCTCAGAGAGCGGATTGATCACCGTGACGTTGTTGGCGACGCCGCTGGAGAGGTTTTTGACCGTGATCTCGTAAACCACCTCGCCGTCGACCCGCAGGTCGGCATCGGGTCCCGGGCCCGTCATGGCCAGGGCCAAGTCGAGGGCCGATTGGGTGACGTGGCTCAGAGCTTCGGAAGTGTTGTTGCCGCTGTTGGGATCGTCCTGCTCCGCGCTCACCGAAGCTGCCACGACCCAGTCGCCGGGTCCGCCGGGAGCGGTCAGCAGGCCGACTGTCGCCGAACTGCCCGCGCTCATCGTGCCCAACGAGCAGGTCACGACCTGGTTCGACTGGCTGCATGACCCGCTGCTTGAAGATGTGGAGTTGAGGGTCAAACCTTGGGGCAGGGTCGCCGTCACTTTCACATCATCAGCCGCCTCGGGACCCTGGTTGAACACGTTCAGGGTGAAGGACACGCCCTCCCCCAGTTCTGCTGATGCCGGCGCGGAGACCGCCACCGACACGTCGGCGGCTTCAGGCGGCGGTTGGGCCAAGATTATGACCCGCATGGGGTCGACGCAGCCGCAGCCGTTAAAGGTAGCCTCCAATCCCAGCACGATCTCAGTGTCTTGGTTGACTTCCGGAGTCAGCAGCGTGGCGCCGAGGGAAGAATCTGCCACGATCTGCAGAGAAGATCCCAGTCCGCCATCGTCCAATACGATCCACTCGAAGATCCCTGGAATGAGGGTGGAATCGACTGAGGGGCCCCGGACCGAACCCCGCAGTTTCAGGTCTTCGCCTCCAACAACAGTGCTTTCCAGAGGACCCGCATCGACCCGCGATCCACAGGAGCCGCACTCTGTCCAGGTCCTTTCCGGATCATCGGGTAACGGAGGATCGCCGTTCTCGGAGACGCGTACCTGCCTCTGTACGGAAGAGACGGTATTGGTCCCATCGGAAACCTCAAGAGTGAAGAAATGGGTGGCGGGTACGTCTCCTGCCGGAAAGGACACTTCGAGCGAGCATCCCGAGGGGCCGTCGCACTTGGAAGCGCTGCGGTCGTCGATCAAGCTCCCGCGTTGTCCTGAAGCCGTCGCTGCATAGAACAGAAAAGTCAGTTGATCGTCGCCCGGATGATGCGCGTTGCCCAAGAGCTTGATGGTCGATCCCAGCGGAACGCTGCCTGTCGGGGCGGCCAGTTGAACATCGAAGGGACCGTCTCCCCCCGAGTCGTCGCTGCAGGCTCCCGGTTCGCCTTTCAGATGCACGGTGGTGCGGGCAGTTGCGAGCTGAAAGCCGGTCTTGAAGACCGAAACGGAGAAGGCGATGGCCATCTCATTTGAGCGGACCCGCGTGTGCTGAAAGATGGGATCCGGCCCCTCCGCTCCGATCAGCCGGCAGGTTGTGCCTCTGCAGGGAAGGCAGAAGGAACCCTTGACGATGCGCACAGACCAGTCGGTGTACTGGTAGCCGGACGGGTCGGGATCATTCAGCACCTCGGTGAGCATTTGAATTGAGCGGTTCCCGCTCAGAGGGTCGTCCAGGGTTCCTTTGGCTCCCGAATAATCGGTAGCGATGAGTTCGACGTCGAAATTGGGGGGAGGAAGTTCCTCCTGGCCGACCAGAAGGGGGCCGGAAGCGATCGCAAAAATAAAGAAAACGGTAATAAAGGCTTGAAGTGAGGCTCGCATCTCGATGACTCCCGAGTTTGATAGTCAGTTGTCTCCAGCTACAGTGTCGGGCTAATGCGCACAAAAGGAGGTGACGCTCATCACAGGCCATAGTTTCTTGACGCTTTCAGCCAAACAATGCCGCGGCCGGCTTGCCCGTGGACTCATCGTGAGCAAGCCGGATGCCAAGGAACGAGCCAATCGTCAAAAGGCCCTAAAGGTAGGTTTTACGGGAGGTTGAGCCGGGGGCGGCTGATCCCCGCCTGCCAGCAGTCCTTGAAGACTCTGCCCACTCTGCCGGGCAATTCTTGCCGCTCCCCGACCAAGCAGGTTCTCAAGTCGGGAAGATGCTGCGGCTCTTCACCAGGCCGCTTCAAGAGTGACGCGCTGATCGTTTTGGCTCAGAAGGAATGATGCGTTTTTCAGCGATGGTCCGCTGTGGGGGATTGTTCTTCTTGGCCTTCAGGGGAGGGCTTGGCGGGTGGCGCCAGCTCGACGAAGACAAAGTTCTCGATCTTGTACTCCCGGCTGCCGCAGCAGAGTATCTGACCCGGCTCCCGCTTCAGACGGGCCGTTGCCACGGTATGCATATCGACTCTCGGCTTGTCGAAGGCCGGCAGAAGCACGATGCAGGTGTCCTCTTTCATCTGAGCCCGCAAGCCCCTGTGACTCTGGGCGGCTTCAGACACGGCCTCCCGGGCTCGAGCCACCCGCAGTGAGGCCTCCTCCTCAAAGTCGGAGAGATGCTCGAAGAGCCTGCGGAGCTGTTGCAAGCGCAGTTGGGAATCGTTCTCTTTTCCGTACAGAGCATGATTTAAGAACGGATAGTAGGCGGGTATCACTTTCTCATCCCAAAATTTGAGGAAATCCTCAAACGACTCACGAGGCGCTTCCAATACCAGGGCAACCACGTCGATCCGGTTCTCTTTGCGGGCGTCGGCAATCCATTGCTGGGGGGAAACGGGCATCTTTTCGGCCACCCGAATGGCCCTAACGGGTTGCTCGATGGCGAATTGCCCTCCACCCGCCGCGATCGCCATCGAACCTTTCAAGCCGTTCCCGTCTGGCTTCAGGGTGAGGCGCGAAAGCTCGATGCTGGTTTCCTCGGTGAACTGAACGACAATTTCATCTTCTGTGACTCGGCTCTCGCGGATGGCGAAAGCTGACCAGTCGAGGGCGAACATCTGCACGGTGCCATCTTGGTGAATATAGAGATGAGGCGCTTGATGCTGTCCGGAATCGATGCGCCACAGTCCGGCCCAGGGAGAAACCGTCACAGAGAGCAGAAGCAGAGCGATCATGCCCGCAGTATACACCACCCCTTCCGAATCGGAAGGCCGGCGGCCAAGACCCTCGGCCCATGGCCCCGGCAGATGAAGCAGAGGCTGTAGCAGCGGCTGGCCTTCCCGTGCGGGGACGCGTCTCCCGGATGCGAAAAAATTATCATTTTTGGGCTGATTTTGCGTCTTGAGCGGCTTTTGCGCATCTAATAAGAAGGCGCGATTCCAAGGGAGGCTGCGCTCATTTTTGCCTGGACGCTCGGCAGGAGAGCAAATAGGGAAACCGGCACCAGTCGGACCGAACAGGATAGTTTCATGTTGAGCGGATTGCTCTCGCCAATTTCCATCTCGGACTCTCGCCGGGGATTGGCCTGCCTCGGTCCAGGGCTCCTTTGTTTGTTTCTCCTCTTGTCGTGGCAGTCCTTTCTTGTGGGGGGAGGTCCCCTGGTCGTCCAGGAAGGTCAGCCGGGCCGATGGGCAGGCCCGGTGCCGTTTGCCTTGGACCGAGGTCCTTTGGGCCCTCTCGACAATGACTCGGCCGATGCTCTCATCCGCCATGCCGTGGACCAATGGCAGGCCGTCCCGTCTTCGACTGTTTCCTTTCAGGAGCAGCCCCAACTGGAAGTTGACGTGGATGCCGACAACATTCTCGACTTCTTCGGGGGAGCGCCCATCGGAGGCGGCGAGATCAGGCCGGAAAACCCGGTCATCTTCGACAACGACGGCGCCGTCATCGACATGCTTCTGGGAGCAGGCTCGAGGAACTCTGTTCTGGCCTTTTCCGGTCCCCGCTTTATCAACACCAACACCCGCAATTTCCTCTCCGGATTCGCGGTTTTCAATGGGCTCTTCGCACTTTCGGAGAACTTCCAGGCCACCGTGGTGCATGAACTGGGCCATCTGCTGGGGCTGGACCACACCCAAGCCAACCGGCTGCTGGCCTCCAACCAGGATGCGGAGGACAACTGGCTGGTTCCGCTCATGTATCCATTCGCCATCGCCAATGCGGTCGAGCAGCCTCTGCGCGATGACATTGCCTGGATTTCCTGGCTTCAGCCCGCTTCTTCTTTCCAGGAGACGGGCAGTATCAGCGGCAACGTCACACGGCGCGGCGGCGAGCCTTTGAGAGGAGCCAACGTGGTGGCGGTACGCCTTGAGCCAAACGACGCCGAATCGCTGCACGAGGTGGTTTCGGTGGTCTCCGGTTTTCTGCTGGACGGCTCGGGGGATTATCTTATTCCGGGGCTGATTCCCGGCCGCTACGTGGTCTTCATCGAGCCGCTGGACCCCCGTTTCGTGGGCGGCAGCTCCGTGGGACCCTATGATCAGCGCTTCGATCAGTTCCCGAAGGACTACTATAACGGGATCAATGAAACGGGGACGAACAGCGACAACCCCTTGGCCAAGACTGTCCTGGTGGTGAGTGGCGGACAGGAGATTGAAGGCATCGACTTAGTCGCCAACGAGGGCAATCTGCCTCCCACGGTGGAGGCTGGCGAGCCCCGCACGGTTCAGAGCGCTCAGCTCGTGCAATTGGAGGCCACGGCGCAGGATCCTGACGGTGATGCCCTGGAGATCCGCTGGAGCCAGCAAAGCGGGCCGCAAGTCGTTCTTTCCGACCCCGAGTCTCTGAGGCCCACCTTCCTGGCGCCGGCCACTGCCGAAGCGGTGGCATTGGTGTTCCGTTTGACGGTTGACGACGGCTTCTTCGAGGCCAGCGACACGGTGCGGATTACGGTGATTCCGGTTCCCGGCAATAATCCTCCCCTGGTAGATGCCGGCCCTGATCAAGTTGCGGCCCACGGACAACTGGTGGAGCTTCAGGGACAAACCTCGGATCCGGATGGAGATTCGCTTTTCCTGCGCTGGCGGCAATTGACCGGTCCCGCCGTGGAACTGCTGGGGGCCGATCAACAAATGGCACGATTCGTAGCGCCCAGCGTCTCGGAACGGCGCGTCCTGACTTTTCAACTGGAGGCTTCGGACGGCAAGGGCGGCTTCGCCCAGGACCGGTCTAATGTAACGCTGCTGCGCAATCGCCCTCCCCAGGTGGAGGTAGCGCCTTTCACTACCGTCCCGCCCGGCGAGTTGGTCGAACTTCAGGCTGAGGCCGAAGACCCGGATGGCGACCCCTTGACCTTCCGCTGGGAGCAGACCTCAGGTTCGCCGCTGGACCTTGAAGGCGAGGATTCCGACAGGCTGGTTTTCCGGGCTCCGGCGGAGGCCGTCAACACCTTTTTCGGGTTCCAACTCGAAGTCAGCGACGGAGGACTGACCGCCACGGCGGCGGTCGCCGTGCTGGTGGGCGGCTCCGCCCCGATTGTGATGCCGGCTTCTCTGCGCCTGGGAGACGAACGGCTGCGCCGCTCCTTCGTGGGGGGCGCGGTGATCCATGATTCCGCCGACGATGTCTCTGTTTTCCTGCGAGTCCGCGATCTGCAGGGCGACCTTGTGGAAGCCGACACCGACCTGCAGTTGGCGGCGGGAGGCCAGTGGACGTTTTTGACCGAACAATTGACCCGCGGACAGATCCTGGGAACCCTGAGCCTGCAGGGTGTCGAAGAGGCCTTGAAGGGCTTTTTCTTGATGGGCGACCTGGAGGCGACGCGGCTGGACGGGGTCGGCGGCCAGTTGGAGATC includes:
- a CDS encoding DUF11 domain-containing protein is translated as MRASLQAFITVFFIFAIASGPLLVGQEELPPPNFDVELIATDYSGAKGTLDDPLSGNRSIQMLTEVLNDPDPSGYQYTDWSVRIVKGSFCLPCRGTTCRLIGAEGPDPIFQHTRVRSNEMAIAFSVSVFKTGFQLATARTTVHLKGEPGACSDDSGGDGPFDVQLAAPTGSVPLGSTIKLLGNAHHPGDDQLTFLFYAATASGQRGSLIDDRSASKCDGPSGCSLEVSFPAGDVPATHFFTLEVSDGTNTVSSVQRQVRVSENGDPPLPDDPERTWTECGSCGSRVDAGPLESTVVGGEDLKLRGSVRGPSVDSTLIPGIFEWIVLDDGGLGSSLQIVADSSLGATLLTPEVNQDTEIVLGLEATFNGCGCVDPMRVIILAQPPPEAADVSVAVSAPASAELGEGVSFTLNVFNQGPEAADDVKVTATLPQGLTLNSTSSSSGSCSQSNQVVTCSLGTMSAGSSATVGLLTAPGGPGDWVVAASVSAEQDDPNSGNNTSEALSHVTQSALDLALAMTGPGPDADLRVDGEVVYEITVKNLSSGVANNVTVINPLSEQLLFVRANPDRGSCSLLINTREILCRLGRLQGGDEPRIEVRVRARQPGSFVNSATVTADEEDSQPDDNVAGLEWNVKAEEADLAVALEASSDRLNQNGLLTYSITVSNAGPGKVEEVTVSGPVPAGLTSPSASTEQGTCTVSEEEISCTLGALEADEQVTITVEGMASTEGVLVYTVEVGGSEEDPNMENNSDRVEILVEALEFTLVPFSLGLPDTFVSMALVNLAGGPNFIEIEAVGRDGVIQSSASLESDSDRSQAAFLTNQLFPPQGGVDEEATLVARGTQGRIRSFFMMGDNGLRKLDGIGGSMAEGEELYFPMVRGQEANTLLFLFNPGQEEAPEVLLELFDAEGHLLQTALASLAPLGSLRGSVGDVFGEADLDEGYVRVASAVPLRGFEVVSDNSNFASLTAKRPEQVRRLIVPHFLATADATTWLHLLNLNDSPAGGTVHLFDDDGEELAATALDLEALSLSRIDLQDLFDFEELDLITGYLEIRISGGTAGVFEKAAEVVATVSYESESFHAALPMAQEGFQETFFLHVAQSDEIGMFHGLAILNRSQELAQGLVSVYDKEGLKTGEAEFTLEPGERVVDLLNGPEFFQSGFSQIQGHILITSDQPVISFALFGAADFLAAIEGQGVEEER